The Segatella copri genome contains a region encoding:
- a CDS encoding calcineurin-like phosphoesterase C-terminal domain-containing protein has translation MAAQQASSFVFSGKVKDIKGKGIAGVVVNNGRSFVQTNSLGEWTLPTDTNVCKFVSISTPSSYVLPCQKSLAKGFYVRVDELVKDHSRHDFILEKRKKLSDKFYYIAISDPQVKNEHDMKRWKQESIRDLKGYVDTLSREREVVANTLGDLVFDSMNLYGEYAASFDGIKMTTFQCIGNHDFDKRYQDLHNMTLGTPVYGEQYYHRFFGPVNYSYNIGKVHVVTLKNINYVGHKKYIEAITDADLDWLKHDLSFVPKGSLVFLNMHAAGWNSTEGEGNVRNAEELADALKDYQVHVLTGHTHYFQNNVMDAQLLEHNIGAACGAWWKSQVNRCGAPNGYLVMDVDGNQLKWHYKSTGHSIDYQMRVYGKGNMLSQPQYVVVNVWDWDPSCKVEWLQDGQAMGEMEKFVDVDEAYAASKGHKEGLTATGHLFRALPSSDAKNITVVFTNHFGEKYEQTVLISNPKVKTQIIAHRGYWDTKGSAQNSIASLRKAADAKVYGSECDLHITADSVIIVNHDPKINDLIIADSKYADLKIQLLKNGEEVSTLEQYLNELKNHPAIKLILEIKRQPLQCDEDRLTRKTVEMVNRMGLTKQVEYISFSSAACALVRQLDSNAVIYYVNGNYTPAEVKKLGYQGIDYSYKILFKHPEWIKEAHELGLKVNGWTSDDDVIIKKLIEMNVDFITTNKPVEAEKLARKF, from the coding sequence ATGGCTGCCCAACAAGCTTCTTCTTTTGTTTTTTCCGGTAAGGTAAAAGACATCAAGGGTAAGGGGATTGCCGGGGTGGTTGTAAACAATGGCCGAAGTTTTGTGCAAACCAATTCTCTTGGAGAATGGACATTGCCTACTGATACCAATGTCTGCAAGTTCGTCAGTATATCCACTCCTTCATCCTATGTGCTTCCCTGCCAGAAGAGCCTTGCTAAAGGCTTTTACGTTCGCGTGGATGAACTTGTAAAAGATCACAGCCGACATGATTTCATTTTGGAGAAGAGGAAAAAGTTATCTGATAAGTTTTATTATATTGCCATCTCTGATCCTCAGGTAAAGAATGAGCATGACATGAAGCGTTGGAAGCAGGAATCTATCCGCGATTTGAAGGGCTATGTGGATACCCTGAGCCGAGAGAGAGAGGTAGTGGCCAATACCTTGGGAGATTTAGTATTTGACAGTATGAACCTGTATGGTGAATATGCCGCCTCATTTGATGGCATCAAAATGACTACCTTCCAATGTATAGGCAATCATGATTTCGACAAGCGTTATCAGGATTTGCATAATATGACACTTGGTACACCTGTATATGGAGAGCAATATTATCACCGTTTTTTCGGACCTGTCAATTATTCCTACAACATAGGTAAAGTACACGTAGTTACGTTGAAGAATATAAATTACGTGGGTCACAAGAAGTATATAGAGGCTATTACGGATGCTGATTTAGACTGGCTGAAGCATGATTTGAGTTTTGTACCGAAGGGCTCTTTGGTCTTCCTCAATATGCATGCGGCTGGTTGGAATAGCACAGAGGGTGAGGGCAATGTTCGCAATGCAGAGGAGTTGGCCGATGCCCTAAAGGATTATCAGGTACATGTCTTGACTGGTCATACTCATTATTTCCAGAACAATGTCATGGATGCTCAACTTTTGGAACACAATATTGGTGCCGCCTGTGGTGCCTGGTGGAAGAGTCAGGTTAATCGCTGTGGAGCGCCTAATGGTTATCTGGTGATGGATGTGGATGGGAATCAGCTGAAATGGCATTATAAATCCACAGGTCATAGCATTGATTATCAGATGCGTGTTTATGGTAAAGGTAATATGTTGAGTCAGCCTCAATATGTAGTGGTAAATGTTTGGGATTGGGATCCAAGCTGCAAGGTTGAATGGCTGCAGGACGGACAAGCCATGGGTGAGATGGAGAAGTTTGTTGATGTAGATGAAGCCTATGCTGCGAGCAAAGGACATAAGGAAGGTCTTACTGCTACCGGGCATCTGTTTAGAGCCTTGCCTTCTTCTGATGCCAAGAATATTACGGTGGTATTCACCAATCATTTTGGAGAGAAATATGAGCAAACTGTTCTGATTTCAAATCCAAAAGTTAAGACTCAGATAATAGCACATCGTGGGTATTGGGATACGAAAGGTTCGGCCCAAAACTCGATAGCTTCTTTGCGTAAGGCTGCAGATGCCAAGGTTTACGGTTCTGAATGTGATCTGCATATCACTGCTGACAGTGTTATCATTGTCAACCATGACCCGAAAATCAATGATTTGATCATTGCTGATTCAAAGTATGCTGATTTGAAAATACAACTTCTAAAAAATGGAGAAGAAGTATCAACCTTAGAGCAATATTTAAATGAGTTGAAGAATCATCCTGCAATAAAACTGATTCTTGAAATCAAAAGACAACCTTTACAGTGCGACGAAGATCGTCTTACTCGCAAAACGGTGGAGATGGTGAATCGTATGGGCTTGACCAAACAGGTGGAGTATATCTCTTTCAGTTCTGCAGCTTGTGCATTGGTTCGTCAGTTGGATTCTAATGCTGTTATTTATTATGTTAATGGCAATTATACACCAGCTGAAGTGAAGAAACTTGGTTATCAAGGTATTGATTATAGTTATAAGATACTTTTCAAGCATCCTGAGTGGATTAAAGAAGCTCATGAATTGGGATTGAAGGTAAATGGATGGACTTCTGATGATGATGTTATCATCAAGAAGCTCATTGAAATGAATGTTGATTTCATTACTACCAATAAGCCGGTAGAGGCAGAGAAACTGGCAAGGAAGTTCTGA
- a CDS encoding SusD/RagB family nutrient-binding outer membrane lipoprotein: protein MKKIFRNIMTLMIVPFMLMTSACESMDDTNVDPTRMNTANAGSFLDPLIYGMGTYTWTRYNSWTFQLMQCLVTTNSTSGVGWFNISDTAGDGVWTNYYKWNTNAKAIYDEAVKVGDPNYQAIALTLRCWIFENTTDAFGDIPVQESCRGEEQLYYPKFESQTDVYRFIIDSLDVANSIYNLKKGLQFNTNGDKMYCSSGSDLQGILKWKKFTNSLRLRALLRVIDSKELGDLAKAELKKMLADPTTYPVFESNDDNAKVHISGIAPDEAPMTRPSDLSAYKSLSAFFIDRLQDWKDPRLEVFATQATNKDPQTGQEVTSFIGLPSGYDVEPTFTASSPNAANLATAPQDIQCLTYAEVLFIKAELAQRGLISDDAKLLYEKAVAAAITQWGVEVPDGYFDNGKAAYDGTLRRIMEQKFYALFFIDFQQWFEYNRTGYPDVPKGPGVDASLHMPYRFKYPAILQRMNREHYLEAVKSMGGDDFNTRLIWQKRPEL, encoded by the coding sequence ATGAAAAAGATTTTTAGAAATATAATGACGCTGATGATCGTTCCTTTCATGCTGATGACCTCGGCATGCGAATCAATGGACGATACCAATGTGGATCCAACCCGTATGAATACTGCTAATGCTGGAAGTTTTTTGGATCCTCTCATTTATGGTATGGGCACTTACACCTGGACCCGATACAATAGCTGGACCTTCCAGTTGATGCAGTGCCTTGTAACAACAAACTCCACCAGCGGTGTGGGCTGGTTCAACATCAGTGATACGGCAGGTGATGGCGTCTGGACCAATTATTACAAATGGAATACCAATGCCAAGGCCATCTATGACGAAGCCGTGAAAGTGGGAGATCCGAACTATCAGGCAATTGCATTGACCCTCAGATGCTGGATATTTGAGAACACGACAGATGCCTTCGGTGATATTCCTGTACAGGAATCATGCCGTGGTGAGGAACAGCTCTACTATCCAAAGTTTGAGTCTCAGACTGATGTCTACAGGTTTATCATCGACAGCTTGGATGTGGCGAACAGCATATATAATCTCAAAAAAGGTTTGCAGTTCAATACCAATGGTGACAAGATGTATTGCAGCAGCGGTTCTGACTTGCAGGGCATCCTGAAATGGAAGAAGTTTACCAACTCCTTGCGTTTGCGCGCTTTGCTGCGTGTCATAGATTCCAAGGAATTGGGTGATTTGGCCAAGGCTGAGTTGAAGAAGATGTTGGCAGATCCTACTACTTATCCGGTTTTTGAATCGAATGATGACAATGCTAAGGTACATATCTCAGGAATTGCTCCTGATGAAGCTCCAATGACACGTCCATCAGACCTTTCTGCCTACAAGTCACTTTCTGCATTTTTCATCGATCGTCTTCAGGATTGGAAGGATCCTCGTCTGGAAGTGTTTGCAACTCAGGCTACCAATAAGGATCCTCAAACCGGTCAAGAGGTTACTTCCTTTATCGGTTTGCCTAGTGGTTATGATGTGGAGCCTACATTTACTGCTTCTTCTCCAAATGCGGCAAATCTGGCCACAGCGCCACAGGATATACAGTGTCTCACCTATGCAGAGGTACTCTTCATCAAGGCAGAGTTGGCACAACGCGGTCTTATCTCTGATGATGCCAAGCTGCTCTATGAAAAAGCTGTTGCTGCAGCTATTACGCAATGGGGAGTTGAGGTTCCTGACGGGTATTTTGATAACGGGAAGGCAGCGTATGATGGAACGCTTCGCCGCATCATGGAACAGAAGTTCTATGCACTCTTCTTTATTGATTTCCAGCAATGGTTTGAGTATAATCGTACCGGTTATCCTGATGTACCGAAAGGTCCAGGTGTAGATGCTTCATTGCATATGCCATATCGTTTCAAATACCCAGCTATCTTGCAACGTATGAATCGTGAACATTATTTGGAGGCTGTGAAATCGATGGGTGGTGATGATTTCAATACCCGACTGATCTGGCAGAAGAGACCAGAATTATAA
- a CDS encoding SusC/RagA family TonB-linked outer membrane protein yields the protein MKKQRMKHCFFALTLCCTAGSMYGQVAQDSSKTIEKKSSVNGKKIQKSKFSDDPIELNNVVVTALGIKREEKSLGYATQTVSGSEITATMPANWSQALQGQVAGLNVISAGGPLSSTQINLRGNVSMNMDGNGALIVVDGVPLSSPMNNPGGSYGAGGNSEGSIDFGNGFSDLNPDDIESIQVLKGASASALYGSRAANGVIMVTTKSGKKAKKGLGISYNFNNSWEQAAHFPDYQYEFGQGVAKNIGSKGTEWAGQPYYSYGAGDDGLASTSGTSSAFGAKFDGQMFYQYDPEKEGRADVATPWRAYKDNHSGLFQTGHTMTNSLALTGNNGTGNMRISLTHSKSEWILPNSGYQRLTAAFAGSQQISKRVKINARMSYTYRDVENTPQLTYNSNSLSYFLIFMNPNFNLDWFKPMWYKGKENIKQIRPFSSYLPNPYVLLYEATNPAKKHSFNGNISANFTINRFLDLQLRSGLQATAQQQEQHRPWDDKAFPTGFFKKQNIFDYEVNSDVLLSYHNSFENGLNVNASAGGNMMQSYYDLLSASVTGLNTPGVYSLANGVSNPLVGTTIRKKRVNSLYFMANLAYQEMLFLDITGRNDWSSTLPRKNRSFFYPSVSLSGVLNSMMKMPKWVNLLKVRASWAQVGNDTQPYKTSPYYTTSDFSGSLVKPGTLYNADFKPEMSTNWEGGLDFKAFGSRLGLDVTYYYNRTKNQILNAPFDPTTGYTKGTINSGCVSNRGVEIVLRGTPIRNRDWQWDMTATWSTNKNKIESLSEFADERQILGSYVSGNVSIIGTKGGTTGDIWGYKLKRNAKGEVIITSAGLPARPSEIEYVACALPDWEGAFNTSLRFKNWSFSMQWDGKVGGMTYSQSHHKMCEQGHLAETLNGRKPGTSLYLDIADPDVLKLFEKQKITPVAGVYCIAPGVVDNGDGTYSPNQKLVTLESYYKEYYRIGNVETNTFSTTYLKLREVRLDYQLPKSWLKNTFINNASVGIYGRNLLCITSYPMYDPETTSLDGNTFVPGVEVGTLPTSRSWGVNLKVDF from the coding sequence ATGAAAAAGCAACGTATGAAGCATTGTTTCTTCGCGCTCACATTATGCTGTACTGCAGGAAGCATGTATGGTCAAGTTGCACAGGATAGCAGCAAGACTATTGAAAAGAAAAGTTCTGTAAATGGTAAAAAAATACAGAAGTCGAAGTTCAGCGACGATCCTATAGAACTGAATAATGTAGTGGTTACCGCTTTGGGTATCAAGCGTGAGGAAAAAAGTCTCGGATATGCTACCCAAACCGTATCTGGTTCTGAAATTACGGCAACGATGCCTGCCAACTGGTCTCAAGCTTTGCAGGGACAGGTGGCAGGTTTGAATGTCATTTCAGCCGGTGGTCCCCTGTCATCAACCCAGATTAATCTTCGTGGCAACGTTTCCATGAATATGGACGGAAATGGCGCACTTATCGTTGTGGATGGTGTGCCACTTTCCAGCCCTATGAATAATCCTGGTGGCTCTTATGGTGCCGGTGGCAACTCCGAAGGTTCGATTGACTTTGGTAATGGATTCTCTGATTTAAATCCGGATGACATTGAGAGCATTCAGGTATTGAAGGGAGCGTCTGCCTCTGCTCTCTATGGTTCAAGAGCTGCTAATGGTGTCATTATGGTTACCACCAAGTCTGGTAAGAAGGCCAAGAAGGGATTAGGTATCAGTTATAATTTCAATAATTCCTGGGAACAAGCTGCTCACTTTCCTGATTATCAGTATGAATTCGGACAGGGTGTAGCCAAGAACATCGGTTCTAAGGGGACAGAGTGGGCTGGACAACCTTATTACTCCTATGGTGCAGGTGATGATGGTTTGGCTAGCACCAGTGGTACAAGCTCAGCTTTTGGTGCGAAGTTTGATGGACAGATGTTCTATCAATATGACCCGGAGAAAGAAGGTCGTGCTGATGTGGCCACTCCTTGGAGAGCCTATAAAGACAATCACTCCGGATTGTTCCAAACGGGGCATACGATGACCAACTCCCTGGCCTTGACTGGTAATAACGGTACAGGCAATATGCGTATCTCTTTGACTCATAGTAAGAGTGAATGGATTTTGCCTAACTCTGGCTATCAGCGCTTGACTGCAGCTTTCGCCGGATCACAACAGATTTCCAAGCGTGTGAAGATCAATGCACGTATGAGTTATACTTACAGAGATGTGGAGAATACTCCTCAGCTTACCTATAACTCTAACTCCTTAAGCTATTTCCTGATATTCATGAATCCTAACTTCAACCTCGATTGGTTTAAGCCAATGTGGTACAAGGGTAAGGAGAATATCAAGCAGATACGTCCATTCTCCAGTTATCTGCCTAATCCGTATGTTTTGCTTTACGAGGCAACCAACCCTGCAAAGAAGCATAGTTTCAATGGTAATATTTCTGCCAATTTTACCATCAATCGTTTCCTTGATTTGCAATTGCGTTCTGGTTTACAGGCTACGGCTCAGCAGCAGGAACAGCACAGACCATGGGATGACAAGGCTTTCCCTACCGGTTTCTTCAAGAAGCAGAACATCTTTGACTATGAGGTTAACTCTGATGTACTTTTATCTTACCATAACAGTTTCGAGAATGGACTCAACGTGAATGCTTCAGCGGGTGGTAACATGATGCAGTCGTATTATGATTTGTTGTCAGCTTCTGTTACCGGTTTGAATACGCCTGGTGTATATAGTTTGGCCAATGGAGTTTCAAATCCATTGGTTGGTACCACTATTCGCAAGAAGCGTGTGAACTCGCTTTATTTCATGGCTAATCTGGCTTATCAGGAGATGTTGTTCCTGGATATAACAGGGCGCAATGACTGGTCATCTACCTTGCCGCGCAAGAATCGTTCTTTCTTCTATCCTTCTGTGAGTCTGAGTGGTGTGTTGAATAGCATGATGAAAATGCCAAAGTGGGTGAATCTGCTGAAAGTGCGCGCTTCTTGGGCACAGGTGGGTAATGATACTCAGCCTTACAAGACATCACCTTACTATACAACTAGTGATTTCTCGGGTTCTTTGGTTAAGCCAGGTACACTTTATAATGCCGACTTCAAGCCCGAGATGTCTACCAACTGGGAAGGAGGATTGGATTTCAAAGCATTTGGCAGCCGTTTGGGATTGGATGTGACCTATTATTATAATCGCACCAAGAATCAGATTCTCAATGCTCCCTTTGATCCTACTACTGGATACACCAAGGGTACCATCAATTCGGGATGTGTCAGCAACAGAGGTGTGGAGATCGTACTCCGTGGTACTCCTATCAGGAATAGAGATTGGCAGTGGGATATGACCGCTACCTGGTCAACCAATAAGAACAAGATAGAATCACTTTCTGAATTTGCTGATGAGCGTCAGATTCTCGGTTCTTATGTGAGTGGCAATGTAAGTATCATCGGCACTAAAGGTGGAACCACGGGAGATATCTGGGGCTACAAACTCAAGCGTAATGCTAAGGGTGAGGTGATTATCACTTCTGCCGGTTTGCCTGCTCGTCCTTCTGAGATTGAATATGTGGCATGTGCCTTACCAGACTGGGAGGGTGCGTTCAATACCTCTTTGCGCTTCAAGAACTGGTCATTCTCCATGCAATGGGATGGAAAGGTTGGAGGTATGACCTATTCTCAGTCACATCACAAGATGTGCGAACAGGGTCACCTGGCTGAGACCTTGAATGGTAGAAAGCCTGGAACCAGTCTCTACCTGGATATTGCGGACCCTGATGTTCTGAAGCTCTTTGAAAAGCAGAAGATTACTCCTGTAGCTGGTGTGTATTGCATAGCACCGGGTGTGGTTGATAACGGAGATGGTACTTATAGTCCGAATCAGAAACTTGTCACCCTGGAGTCATATTATAAGGAGTATTACCGCATTGGTAATGTGGAAACCAATACTTTCAGTACCACTTATCTCAAGCTTCGCGAGGTTCGTCTGGATTATCAGTTGCCAAAATCTTGGTTGAAGAATACTTTCATCAACAATGCTTCAGTGGGTATATATGGGCGCAATCTGCTTTGCATTACCAGTTATCCAATGTATGACCCGGAGACAACCTCACTTGATGGCAATACATTTGTACCAGGTGTAGAGGTGGGTACTCTTCCTACCAGTCGTTCCTGGGGTGTTAATCTCAAAGTTGATTTCTAG
- a CDS encoding Hsp20/alpha crystallin family protein yields MLLARRNNSVSNWLNSWFNDNFFDTNLMPRMNATAPAVNVKESATAYTMEVAAPGLKKDMVKMNIDKDGYLNVSIENKDEKKEEKEEHYLRREFSYSSYSQSYALPEDADQEKISAEVSDGVLKIEIPKIAKEEKKDDVKHIEVK; encoded by the coding sequence ATGTTGTTAGCTCGTAGAAATAACAGTGTTTCAAATTGGTTGAACAGTTGGTTTAATGACAACTTCTTTGATACAAACTTGATGCCACGCATGAACGCAACAGCTCCTGCAGTCAACGTCAAGGAAAGTGCTACAGCTTATACGATGGAGGTTGCAGCTCCTGGTTTGAAGAAAGATATGGTCAAGATGAACATCGATAAGGATGGCTATCTGAATGTATCCATCGAGAACAAGGATGAGAAGAAGGAGGAGAAGGAAGAGCATTACTTGCGTCGTGAGTTCTCTTACAGCAGCTACTCTCAGAGTTATGCTTTGCCAGAGGATGCTGATCAGGAGAAGATTTCCGCTGAGGTCAGTGACGGTGTCTTGAAGATTGAGATTCCTAAGATAGCCAAGGAGGAGAAGAAAGACGATGTTAAGCACATTGAGGTTAAGTAA
- a CDS encoding DUF4251 domain-containing protein, giving the protein MIRIFISLVFCLMSAFACAQSNQSDNRYQWGKNKASEQLVNGLKSRQKTLWKEQRDLQNRIDSVYWDEALDAIKDTTFTLEADKVVFPYGQIAYVNSNTNFVSVNKDDAVVQVAFNVPFSGPNGIGGVTVQGSVSGYKIQTDKKGTTQVSMSVTGIGISAQIWITMYKGSHEASVEILPNFNSRRLTLNGVILPLHKSTVFQGRTL; this is encoded by the coding sequence ATGATAAGAATATTTATTTCACTTGTTTTCTGTCTGATGTCTGCCTTTGCCTGTGCGCAGTCAAACCAGTCAGATAATAGGTATCAATGGGGAAAAAACAAGGCCAGCGAGCAGTTGGTCAATGGTCTGAAGTCACGTCAGAAAACTCTCTGGAAAGAACAGCGCGATTTGCAAAACCGGATAGATAGTGTATATTGGGATGAAGCATTGGACGCTATTAAGGATACAACCTTTACTTTGGAAGCCGACAAGGTAGTTTTCCCGTATGGTCAGATTGCTTATGTTAATTCCAACACCAATTTCGTTTCCGTCAATAAGGACGATGCTGTTGTGCAGGTTGCCTTCAATGTACCCTTCTCCGGACCTAATGGCATTGGTGGAGTTACGGTTCAGGGAAGCGTAAGTGGATACAAAATTCAAACAGACAAGAAAGGGACTACACAAGTAAGTATGAGTGTTACTGGTATTGGTATCTCTGCCCAAATCTGGATTACCATGTATAAGGGAAGCCATGAAGCCAGTGTGGAAATTCTGCCTAACTTCAACTCTCGTAGGCTCACCCTTAATGGAGTCATACTACCTCTTCACAAGAGTACTGTATTTCAAGGGCGAACATTATAA
- a CDS encoding DUF3575 domain-containing protein, giving the protein MMKQTFIKSAMLLLLILSMATTRAQEVALKTNLLGWASTSANAGIEIGTGKKTTFQLFGTLNPWKFSGDKKMRFWNVMPEYRWYTCQKFGGHFFGIHALGGEYNIKNIDMPFGILPKTLEGRHYEGWYVGGGLTYGYQWLLNKHLNFEGSIGLGYAYSPYKLYGRCEKCLDKDHRNYVGPTKAALSLIYVF; this is encoded by the coding sequence ATGATGAAGCAAACATTCATAAAATCAGCTATGTTGCTGCTGCTGATCCTTTCAATGGCAACGACGCGAGCGCAGGAGGTCGCTCTGAAGACCAACTTACTGGGATGGGCTTCCACATCTGCCAACGCCGGCATCGAAATCGGCACGGGCAAGAAAACAACCTTCCAACTCTTCGGCACCCTGAACCCCTGGAAGTTCTCGGGCGACAAGAAGATGAGATTCTGGAATGTTATGCCAGAATACAGATGGTACACCTGCCAGAAGTTTGGAGGCCATTTCTTCGGAATTCATGCCTTAGGCGGTGAATACAACATTAAAAACATTGACATGCCCTTCGGCATCCTGCCGAAAACTCTGGAGGGCAGGCACTATGAAGGCTGGTATGTAGGTGGAGGCCTCACCTACGGCTATCAGTGGCTACTCAATAAGCACCTCAATTTCGAAGGGTCTATCGGTTTGGGGTATGCCTACAGTCCTTACAAGCTTTACGGACGATGCGAAAAATGTCTCGACAAAGACCACCGCAACTATGTGGGCCCTACAAAAGCCGCACTATCTCTCATATACGTGTTCTAA
- a CDS encoding DUF3868 domain-containing protein yields the protein MDKMKLYAVISPLCILLSQGIMPAQAQQLAGGKIQVESVLARKNGNRMDVAFRMNLNDLKMKSEQQIVFTPVMVGTDSIALNPIIIQGRNQAVRYRRLADSKKNPQAQVLTRKNKTSQQVYFAQSVPYQKWMKKFKLSVKEDLCGCGNLIEQDNTLIADIDRTPKITKDFFVQPKAEAKKVRAEKGEAYLSFVVNKSYILANFRENATELKKITSTIDLVKNDKNVEITDIDIHGFASPDGSYANNKRLANERAAALRKYVSSLYTLNSKLFTYQATPEDWEGFKKKIQASHLADKEAILEIANSSLAPDDKDLKIRKLHPTSYRYILDHIYPRLRHSDYTVTYTVRPFSIEEAKEILKTKPQQLSLQEMFLVAQTYEPGSPEFNEVFDIAVRLFPDDETANLNAACTDLQKGDLTSAEKHLAKAGNSKEAERVRDVFKQIKELE from the coding sequence ATGGATAAAATGAAGCTTTATGCGGTCATTTCGCCCCTCTGCATACTCCTTTCTCAGGGCATCATGCCTGCTCAGGCTCAACAGCTGGCAGGGGGTAAGATTCAGGTAGAAAGCGTCTTGGCACGCAAGAACGGCAACCGGATGGACGTTGCCTTCCGTATGAATCTGAACGATTTGAAGATGAAATCAGAGCAGCAGATTGTTTTCACACCGGTAATGGTAGGAACTGATTCTATCGCTCTCAACCCTATCATCATCCAGGGTAGAAACCAGGCTGTAAGATACCGCCGACTTGCCGACAGCAAGAAGAATCCGCAGGCACAGGTTCTTACCCGCAAGAACAAGACCAGTCAGCAGGTTTACTTCGCCCAGTCTGTTCCTTATCAGAAATGGATGAAGAAGTTCAAACTCTCGGTGAAAGAAGATCTCTGCGGATGTGGCAACCTGATAGAACAGGACAATACGCTGATTGCGGATATCGACCGTACACCGAAGATTACGAAGGATTTCTTCGTGCAGCCGAAGGCGGAAGCCAAGAAGGTGAGAGCCGAAAAGGGTGAAGCCTATCTCAGCTTTGTGGTTAACAAGAGTTATATTCTTGCCAACTTCCGTGAGAATGCTACTGAGCTGAAGAAGATTACTTCCACCATCGACCTGGTGAAGAACGACAAGAACGTTGAAATCACAGATATTGATATCCATGGTTTTGCTTCACCTGATGGTTCGTATGCCAACAACAAGCGCCTTGCCAACGAGCGTGCAGCTGCCCTCCGTAAATATGTGAGCAGCCTCTACACCTTAAACAGCAAGCTCTTTACCTATCAGGCTACACCGGAAGACTGGGAAGGATTCAAGAAGAAGATTCAGGCTAGTCATCTGGCTGATAAGGAAGCAATTCTCGAGATAGCTAACTCCTCGCTGGCTCCCGACGATAAGGACCTGAAGATCAGAAAGCTCCATCCGACTAGTTACCGCTATATCCTGGATCATATCTATCCTCGTCTCCGTCATAGCGACTATACGGTAACCTACACGGTTCGTCCGTTCAGCATCGAAGAGGCCAAAGAGATATTGAAGACCAAACCACAGCAGCTTTCTCTGCAGGAGATGTTCCTGGTGGCACAGACTTACGAGCCGGGTTCGCCAGAGTTTAACGAGGTATTCGACATTGCCGTCCGCCTCTTCCCTGATGATGAGACAGCGAATCTCAATGCCGCCTGCACCGATTTGCAGAAAGGTGATCTTACTTCTGCCGAAAAGCATCTTGCCAAGGCAGGCAACTCGAAAGAGGCAGAGCGTGTAAGAGATGTCTTCAAGCAGATAAAGGAATTGGAATAA